From a single Capsicum annuum cultivar UCD-10X-F1 chromosome 12, UCD10Xv1.1, whole genome shotgun sequence genomic region:
- the LOC107849813 gene encoding uncharacterized protein LOC107849813, with protein sequence MTKPVLGPERRTNPLIWCVAILCTFITLVVIVAGLIVFIGYMIVRPKVPQMSVTSANVDMFAYDMSNLLSIKVSIVINAENDNAKAHATFYESIYTLTFHGLKVAYLRADPFDVPKNSSIPLYYPVESASIALTPEEGQLAEVSLSQKLVVLDLIGSSRTRWRLGLIGSVKFKLHLICKLKLPLDGSTIYPKCSTKSR encoded by the coding sequence ATGACAAAGCCCGTTTTAGGCCCGGAACGACGCACGAACCCTTTAATATGGTGTGTAGCCATCCTTTGCACCTTCATAACCCTAGTCGTGATCGTCGCCGGCCTCATCGTCTTCATCGGATACATGATCGTTAGGCCAAAAGTTCCACAAATGAGTGTGACAAGTGCAAATGTGGACATGTTTGCCTATGACATGTCTAATCTCCTATCAATCAAGGTCTCAATTGTGATCAATGCTGAAAATGACAATGCAAAAGCCCATGCAACTTTCTATGAGTCAATTTATACACTAACTTTCCATGGTCTTAAAGTTGCCTATTTAAGAGCTGACCCTTTTGATGTACCCAAAAATAGCTCAATCCCATTGTACTATCCTGTGGAGTCAGCGTCGATCGCGTTGACTCCAGAGGAAGGTCAACTTGCTGAGGTGTCATTGAGTCAAAAACTAGTTGTTCTTGATCTTATAGGTAGTTCAAGAACTAGATGGAGATTAGGGTTAATTGGTTCTGTTAAGTTCAAATTGCACCTTATTTGTAAGCTTAAGTTACCATTAGATGGAAGTACTATTTACCCTAAATGTAGCACAAAATCTAGATAA
- the LOC107851877 gene encoding uncharacterized protein LOC107851877 isoform X2: MIHLTVHLADEVKKGGPVHYHWMYSVERLLGHFKFLVGNKSQAEGSIVVEAFTLYSHYFEKIESRLNRPRRVNDELSQNEASEKSSMFPQQAK; the protein is encoded by the exons ATGATTCATCTAACTGTTCATCTAGCTGATGAGGTAAAAAAAGGTGGCCCGGTACATTATCACTGGATGTATTCTGTTGAGAG ATTGTTGGGCCATTTTAAGTTCCTTGTAGGGAACAAATCACAAGCAGAAGGTTCCATAGTGGTAGAAGCTTTTACTCtttattctcattattttgagaaaattgaGTCAAGGTTAAATCGACCTAGACGTGTAAATGATGAACTAAGCCAAAATGAGGCTTCTGAAAAGTCAAGTATGTTCCCTCAACAAG ccaagtga
- the LOC107851877 gene encoding uncharacterized protein LOC107851877 isoform X1 — MNKDFPQHYVTWVMYEEMNVLPNSKNIKVAQDAPPFENPIELLINEAFGGLRNEAVDVGPSEVAGEEETLHDFSGSNNQDYFELLKDGSEDLYEGSKYSKLEFLLKLYHIKCLSDLSNKGMTMLLDLLKDVFKFAKISISFYEAKKSINKLCLDYIKIDACPNDFMLYWEDDVNAESCKYCHTSRWKSEKDSNLDHAPSTKHMRWHAEDDNKDGILRHPRDGEAWKRLDTNYPEFAFEPRNVRLGLASDGFNPFGSMSNNYNIWPVVLFPYNLPPWLCIK, encoded by the exons ATGAACAAGGATTTCCCCCAACATTACGTCACTTGGGTTATGTATGAGGAAATGAATGTTTTGCCTAattccaaaaacataaaggtcgcTCAAGATGCACCACCTTTTGAAAATCCTATTGAATTATTGATTAATGAAGCATTTGGGGGTTTAAGGAATGAGGCTGTTGATGTAGGCCCGTCAGAAGTAGCGGGAGAAGAAGAAACTTTACATGATTTTTCTGGTTCAAATAACCAAGATTATTTTGAATTGCTTAAAGATGGAAGTGAAGATTTGTATGAAGGATCCAAGTACTCAAAGTTGGAATTTTTGTTAAAGCTTTATCACATAAAGTGTTTGTCTGATTTAAgtaataaaggaatgactatgTTGCTAGATCTACTTAAGGATGTGTTTAAATTTGCAAAGATCTCTATATCTTTTTATGAGGCTAAGAAAAGCATCAACAAGTTGTGTCTTGATTATATCAAGATAGATGCTTGCCCAAATGATTTTATGTTGTACTGGGAAGATGATGTTAATGCAGAATCGTGCAAGTATTGTCACACTTCTAGATGGAAGTCCGAGAAGGATAGCAATCTTGATCATGCTCCTAGTACAA AGCATATGAGATGGCATGCAGAGGATGATAACAAAGATGGAATCTTAAGGCACCCCCGAGATGGTGAAGCATGGAAAAGGCTTGATACAAATTATCCTGAATTTGCTTTTGAGCCTCGAAATGTTCGATTAGGACTAGCTAGTGATGGTTTCAATCCTTTTGGATCGATGAGTAATAACTATAATATTTGGCCAGTGGTTTTGTTTCCATACAATCTTCCTCCTTGGTTGTGTATAAAGTAG